Sequence from the Pyrobaculum neutrophilum V24Sta genome:
TTATGGATGGTACGGCTCTAGGCTAATTGTATATCTCGTAGCGGGTTCAATACAACTGTATCGTTATAATTACGCGAGGCGCGCGTTTAGCAGATCTTCTTCGAGTACTTGATTTCAAGCGTCGTGCATATGTAGTCTAGGCTTATCCTCACTGCGTCGTTGATAGATAGGTAGGAGGTGTCTAGGACGAGGTCGAAAATTGTGAGGTTGTGGATGTCGATGCCGTAGAGAGATAGGTACCTCTTCCTGTTTAGCTCCTCCCTCTCCCTCACCTCTCTAAGGGCTTCCTCGAAGCTCTTCTTGTCGCGTATGGAGACCCTTTTGGCTCTAACCTCGCTAGAGGCCTTGAGGTATATACAGACGTCTGCGTAGGGCCGGGCCACCCAGGCGGCTAGGTGGCCCTCCACCACCACGTCTCCTGCCTTCGCCTTTTCGGCGGTTAGCGCGTCGATCATTTTGTCGATTTCCGGGTTTGTCTCCGCGTATCTGTGGAACTCCACCAAGTCCATCCCCATCTTCGCCGCAAGCTCCCTGAAGATGGTCCCGGAGGACACCAGCGGTACCTTTAAAACCCTGGCGACCTCCCGCGCTATGGTGGTTTTGCCGCTGCCCGGCTGTCCAGATACCGCTACTACAACCACGGCTTATTTCCTCACGGCCAGGCGGATAGCCCTGGCCAACGCCTTGTGTGAAAAAACGCCGCCGTACGGCCTAGTCGGCGCTCTGTTGGAAACGCCAAATCTGTAGATCTTCTTGTTCATGCCCCCGATGGCGAGGCCTGTGATGGGGCAACGCGGCGCGCCCTTTGCCCTCTTCTCGTAGTGTACCGCTGTCCTTCCGCCGGGGGTCCTCACCTTTATTCTCCTGACGCTTCTAGATCGATAGGCTGGACGGGGCATGGGCGGATTTTTACACGGGTTTTAAAACTTTAGAACCGCTAATCGAAAAATTTATAAGGACGGGCATAAAGCCGCCTATGCCGTCCATAGTACTGCCACCAAAACCAACTGCTCTACAAAAGCCACACTTGAACCTGGCTGTGGTGGGGCACGTCGACAACGGCAAGTCGACGTTGGTGGGCCGTCTGCTGTATGAGACGGGGTACGTCGACGAGAAGGCGTTTAAGGAGATCGAGGAGATGGCGAAGAAGATGGGCAAGGAGGACTTCGCCTTCGCCTGGATACTTGACAGGTTCAAGGAGGAGAGGGAGCGCGGCGTCACCATCGAGGCCACCCACGTGGGCTTCGAGACGGGGAAGCTCTTCATCACGATCATCGATCTGCCCGGCCACAGAGACTTCGTGAAAAACATGATAGTGGGCGCGAGCCAGGCCGACGCCGCGTTGTTTGTGATATCTGCTCGCCCCGGCGAGTTCGAGACCGCGATAGGGCCCCAGGGCCAGGGCAGGGAGCACCTCTTCCTCATAAGGACGCTCGGCATACAGCAGCTGGTAGTCGCCGTGAACAAGATGGACGCCGTGAACTACGACCAGAAGAGGTACGAGCAGGTGAAGGCGGAGGTGTCTAAGCTCCTGAAGCTCCTCGGCTACGACCCGTCCAAGATCCAGTTCGTCCCGGTAAGCGCAATCAAGGGCGACAACATCAAGGCCAAGTCCTCCAACACGCCGTGGTACAACGGGCCAGCCCTCCTAGAGGTGTTGGACACGTTCCAGCCGCCTCCGAGGCCGACGGACAAGCCGCTTAGGATGCCCATACAGGACGT
This genomic interval carries:
- the cmk gene encoding (d)CMP kinase; this encodes MVVVAVSGQPGSGKTTIAREVARVLKVPLVSSGTIFRELAAKMGMDLVEFHRYAETNPEIDKMIDALTAEKAKAGDVVVEGHLAAWVARPYADVCIYLKASSEVRAKRVSIRDKKSFEEALREVREREELNRKRYLSLYGIDIHNLTIFDLVLDTSYLSINDAVRISLDYICTTLEIKYSKKIC
- a CDS encoding 50S ribosomal protein L34e codes for the protein MPRPAYRSRSVRRIKVRTPGGRTAVHYEKRAKGAPRCPITGLAIGGMNKKIYRFGVSNRAPTRPYGGVFSHKALARAIRLAVRK
- the tuf gene encoding translation elongation factor EF-1 subunit alpha, with protein sequence MPSIVLPPKPTALQKPHLNLAVVGHVDNGKSTLVGRLLYETGYVDEKAFKEIEEMAKKMGKEDFAFAWILDRFKEERERGVTIEATHVGFETGKLFITIIDLPGHRDFVKNMIVGASQADAALFVISARPGEFETAIGPQGQGREHLFLIRTLGIQQLVVAVNKMDAVNYDQKRYEQVKAEVSKLLKLLGYDPSKIQFVPVSAIKGDNIKAKSSNTPWYNGPALLEVLDTFQPPPRPTDKPLRMPIQDVFTITGAGTVVVGRVETGVLKVGDRVVVVPPAKVGDVRSIETHHMKLEQAQPGDNVGVNVRGIGKEDVKRGDVLGKVDNVPTVAEEIVARIVILWHPTAIGPGYAPVMHIHTATVPVQITELISKLDPRTGQAVEQKPQFIKQGDVALVKIKPLKPVVAEKFSDFPPLGRFALRDMGRTIAAGQIIEVKPAQVQIK